A stretch of Anolis sagrei isolate rAnoSag1 chromosome X, rAnoSag1.mat, whole genome shotgun sequence DNA encodes these proteins:
- the LOC137098014 gene encoding G-protein coupled estrogen receptor 1-like: MEVYTASTSPVLCNGSCLYTQNKTLSDKSEHQQYVIGLFLSCLYTIFLFPIGFVGNILILVVNISFREKMTIPDLYFINLAAADLILVADSLIEVFNLDVKYYDIAIICTFMSLFLQINMYSSIFFLTWMSFDRYIALAKVMRSNLFRTMEHARLSCGLIWLASISATLVPFTAVYLQHAGEVSFCFADVKEIQWLEITLGFIIPFAIIGLCYSLIVRVLVRAHRHQSLRLRRQKALRMIVVVVLVFFICWLPENVFISVQLLQKTDQTSSRGQSFRHNYPLTGHIVNLAAFSNSCLNPLIYSFLGETFRDKLKLYIEQKTKVSVLHRFCHATLKSVITDSTEQSEV, from the coding sequence ATGGAAGTTTACACAGCATCCACATCTCCAGTACTTTGCAATGGATCATGTTTGTACACCCAAAACAAAACTCTTTCAGACAAATCAGAACACCAGCAATACGTTATAGGTCTTTTTTTGTCCTGTCTTTACACAATTTTCCTTTTTCCTATCGGCTTTGTAGGGAACATCCTTATTTTAGTGGTGAATATCAGTTTTCGTGAGAAGATGACTATTCCTGACCTATACTTTATAAACCTTGCTGCAGCAGATCTCATTTTAGTTGCTGACTCCCTCATCGAAGTTTTTAATCTTGATGTAAAGTATTACGATATTGCCATCATTTGTACTTTCATGTCTTTGTTCCTTCAAATCAATATGTACAGTAGCATATTCTTCCTAACATGGATGAGCTTTGACAGATACATAGCCCTGGCAAAAGTAATGAGGTCCAACTTGTTTCGCACAATGGAACATGCCAGATTAAGTTGTGGTCTCATCTGGTTGGCTTCTATCTCTGCAACATTAGTTCCCTTCACAGCTGTATATCTGCAACATGCCGGAGAGGTTTCCTTCTGTTTTGCAGATGTAAAAGAAATCCAGTGGCTTGAAATAACATTGGGGTTCATCATCCCATTTGCCATCATTGGCCTTTGCTATTCGTTAATTGTTCGAGTCCTGGTAAGAGCCCACAGGCACCAAAGTCTGCGCCTCCGCCGACAGAAAGCGCTTCGCATGATTGTAGTTGTTGTTCTTGTCTTCTTCATCTGCTGGCTTCCTGAAAATGTCTTCATAAGTGTACAACTGCTCCAAAAGACAGACCAAACCTCATCAAGGGGCCAGTCTTTCAGACATAATTACCCCTTAACGGGACATATTGTGAACCTTGCAGCCTTCTCCAACAGCTGTTTGAACCCCCTTATCTACAGCTTCCTAGGTGAGACTTTCAGAGACAAACTAAAACTGTACATCGAGCAGAAAACCAAAGTGTCCGTTTTACATCGTTTTTGTCATGCCACTCTGAAATCAGTCATTACTGATAGCACTGAGCAGTCGGAGGTTTGA
- the LOC137094994 gene encoding G-protein coupled estrogen receptor 1-like, producing MVSHNMSWLKYPSRSEGQNSKDIIHSNDVIAMLMHVYIVLFVPIGLIAGIIILGILIKNCMHRALKKLDIVIFAHTISNIVLILLSFTVTTRPGYLKVSYFECGILSFFFNLSYFSSQYLRVLMVVSYFFSRHPPQNAFISKAHQNIRVCIGSVLTYALCTALIVTAMLGTVNNHEKTDCQLDPLFAWPEYEIIKFSLGFCIPSLAKLFFFILLLVKKTRTEIDPSRQSFTPYLTVFVISITMVICRLFYNVMLIYRALLKLYRRKLTIQTELTTNIAEIMLFSESCLSLLIILFLHKPCRSGLLHIVNKLTKVCRRRDGNNTFEIREFHTEVSSVPSENESHLNLD from the coding sequence ATGGTCTCACATAATATGTCATGGCTAAAGTACCCGAGCCGGAGTGAAGGCCAAAATAGCAAAGACATTATACATTCCAATGATGTAATAGCCATGCTTATGCATGTCTACATTGTACTCTTTGTACCGATTGGTCTAATAGCTGGGATCATTATTTTAGGCATCTTAATCAAGAACTGCATGCACCGTGCCTTGAAGAAATTGGACATCGTGATTTTTGCTCATACCATCAGCAATATTGTGCTGATTTTGCTGTCATTCACTGTCACCACAAGGCCGGGCTATCTCAAAGTATCCTACTTCGAATGTGGCATCCTGTCCTTTTTTTTCAACCTGAGTTACTTCAGTTCTCAGTACCTTCGGGTGCTAATGGTGGTGAGCTATTTTTTCAGCAGGCACCCACCCCAGAATGCTTTCATCAGCAAGGCACACCAAAACATACGAGTATGCATTGGATCTGTATTGACGTACGCCTTATGTACTGCCCTGATAGTAACAGCGATGCTGGGCACAGTGAATAACCACGAAAAAACAGACTGCCAATTAGATCCTTTATTTGCATGGCCCGAGTATGAGATTATAAAATTTAGCCTTGGCTTCTGCATTCCGTCTTTGGCCAAGCTATTCTTCTTCATTCTCTTGCTGGTTAAAAAAACCCGGACAGAAATCGACCCCTCAAGACAAAGTTTTACGCCTTATTTGACTGTTTTTGTTATCAGCATAACCATGGTTATATGTCGCCTGTTTTACAACGTGATGCTTATCTACAGGGCCCTTTTGAAGTTATACAGAAGAAAACTGACAATTCAAACTGAGCTGACCACAAATATTGCAGAAATCATGCTGTTTAGTGAAAGCTGTCTCAGCTTATTGATCATACTTTTCCTTCATAAGCCATGCAGGTCAGGCTTATTGCATATTGTAAATAAACTTACAAAAGTCTGCAGGAGACGCGATGGCAACAATACTTTTGAAATACGTGAATTTCACACTGAAGTTTCATCTGTGCCTTCTGAAAATGAATCACACTTGAATTTGGACTAA